In Molothrus aeneus isolate 106 chromosome 13, BPBGC_Maene_1.0, whole genome shotgun sequence, a genomic segment contains:
- the PARP6 gene encoding protein mono-ADP-ribosyltransferase PARP6 isoform X1 — translation MDLKGQYWTDDDSDGDNESEEFLYGVQGTCAADLYRHPQLDADIEAVKEIYSENAVAVREYGTIDDVDIDLHVNISFLDEEVATAWKVLRTEPIVLRLRFSLSQYLDGPEPSIEVFQPSNKEGFGLGLQLKKILGMFTSQQWKHLSNDFLKTQQEKRHSWFKTSGTIKKFRAGLSIFSPIPKSPSFPVIQDSVLKGKLGIPEPRVNRLMNRSVSCMVKNPKVEVFGYPPASTQAGVAPFNILVGGHCKNIPTLEYGFLVQIMKYAEQRIPTLNEYCVVCDEQHVFQNGSMLKPAVCTRELCVFSFYTLGVMSGAAEEVATGAEVVDLLVAMCRAALESPRKSIIFEPYPSVVDPNDPKTLAFNPKKKNYERLQKALDSVMSIREMTQGSYLEIKKQMDKLDPLAHPLLQWIISSNRSHIVKLPLSRQLKFMHTSHQFLLLSSPPAKEARFRTAKKLYGSTFAFHGSHIENWHSILRNGLVNASYTKLQVPVCSLHPAQPRAAGGQGGGRKAGREQTLGSARLPPLPPCLNCWGDPTTLTLVFSRKLHGAAYGKGIYLSPISSISFGYSGMGKGQHRMPSKDELVQRYNRMNTIPQTRSIQSRFLQSRNLNCIALCEVITSKDLQKHGNIWVCPVSDHVCTRFFFVYEDGQVGDANINTQDPKIQKEIMRVIGTQVYTN, via the exons ATG gacCTCAAGGGCCAGTACTGGACGGACGATGACTCCGATGGGGACAATGAGTCCGAGGAGTTCCTCTATGGCGTGCAG GGGACCTGCGCCGCCGACCTGTACCGGCACCCGCAGCTGGACGCCGACATCGAGGCGGTGAAGGAGATCTACAGCGAGAATGCCGTGGCCGTCAG GGAGTATGGGACCATCGATGACGTGGACATCGACCTCCATGTGAACATCAGCTTCCTCGAT gaggaggtggcGACGGCGTGGAAGGTGCTGCGGACGGAGCCCATCGTCCTCCGCCTGCGCTTCTCCCTCTCCCAGTACCTCGATGGCCCCG AACCGTCCATCGAGGTTTTCCAGCCATCCAACAAGGAGGGCTTCGGGCTGGGTCTGCAGCTGAAGAA GATCCTGGGCATGTTCACATCCCAGCAATGGAAACATCTCAGCAACGATTTCCTGAAGACCCAGCAGGAGAAGCGGCACAGCTGGTTCAAGACAAGCGGCACCATCAAGAAGTTCCGTGCTGGGCTCAGCATCTTCTCACCCATCCCCAA GTCTCCCAGCTTCCCTGTTATCCAAGATTCAGTGCTGAAGGGCAAACTGGGCATCCCCGAACCTCGTGTGAACCGCCTGATGAACCGCTCCGTGTCCTGCATGGTGAAGAATCCCAAGGTGGAAGTTTTTGGCTACCCACCCGCCAGCACCCAGGCAGGTGTTGCCCCCTTCAACATCCTG GTCGGCGGCCACTGCAAGAACATCCCCACGCTGGAGTACGGCTTCCTCGTGCAG ATCATGAAGTACGCGGAGCAGCGGATCCCGACGCTCAACGAGTACTGCGTGGTGTGTGACGAGCAGCACGTCTTCCAGAACGGCTCCATGCTGAAG CCGGCCGTGTGCACCCGGGAGCTCTGCGTCTTCTCCTTCTACACGCTGGGCGTCATGTCCGGCGCGGCCGAGGAGGTGGCCACGGGTGCCGAG GTGGTGGACCTGCTGGTGGCCATGTGCCGCGCTGCCCTCGAGTCCCCTCGCAAGAGCATCATCTTTGAGCCTTACCCCTCCGTGGTGGACCCCAACGACCCCAAAACTCTGGCCTTCAACCCCAAG AAGAAGAACTACGAGCGGCTGCAGAAGGCCCTGGACAGTGTGATGTCCATCCGGGAGATGACCCAG GGGTCCTACCTGGAGATCAAGAAGCAGATGGACAAGCTGGACCCCCTGGCACATCCCCTCCTGCAGTG GATAATCTCCAGCAACAGATCCCACATTGTCAAGCTGCCTCTCAGCAGG CAGCTGAAGTTCATGCACACCTCCCACCAGttcctcctgctcagcagccccCCGGCCAAGGAAGCTCGGTTCCGCACGGCCAAGAAACTTTACGGCAGCACCTTCGCTTTCCA TGGCTCTCACATTGAGAACTGGCATTCCATCCTCCGCAACGGGCTGGTCAACGCCTCCTACACCAAATTGCAGGTACCGGTCTGCTCCCTGCACCCAGCACAACCCAGGGCAGCAGgcgggcagggagggggcaggaaggcagggagggagcagacaTTGGGAAGTGCCAGGCTTCCTCCACTACCGCCGTGCCTGAACTGTTGGGGTGATCCCACCACGCTCACCCTGGTATTTTCCCGCAAGCTGCATGGAGCAGCCTATGGCAAGGGCATCTATCTGAGCCCCATCTCCAGTATTTCCTTTGGATACTCAG GAATGGGGAAAGGGCAGCACCGGATGCCGTCGAAGGATGAGCTGGTGCAGCGGTACAACCGGATGAACACGATCCCCCAG ACCCGCTCCATCCAGTCCCGCTTCCTCCAGAGCCGCAACCTGAACTGCATCGCGCTTTGCGAAG TGATCACCTCCAAGGACCTGCAGAAACACGGCAACATCTGGGTCTGCCCTGTCTCGGACCACGTCTGCACACGCTTCTTCTTTGT GTACGAAGATGGCCAAGTGGGAGATGCCAATATCAATACtcaggaccccaaaatccagaagGAGATCATGCGTGTGATCGGGACTCAGGTGTACACAAACTGA
- the PARP6 gene encoding protein mono-ADP-ribosyltransferase PARP6 isoform X3 → MDLKGQYWTDDDSDGDNESEEFLYGVQGTCAADLYRHPQLDADIEAVKEIYSENAVAVREYGTIDDVDIDLHVNISFLDEEVATAWKVLRTEPIVLRLRFSLSQYLDGPEPSIEVFQPSNKEGFGLGLQLKKILGMFTSQQWKHLSNDFLKTQQEKRHSWFKTSGTIKKFRAGLSIFSPIPKSPSFPVIQDSVLKGKLGIPEPRVNRLMNRSVSCMVKNPKVEVFGYPPASTQAGVAPFNILVGGHCKNIPTLEYGFLVQIMKYAEQRIPTLNEYCVVCDEQHVFQNGSMLKPAVCTRELCVFSFYTLGVMSGAAEEVATGAEVVDLLVAMCRAALESPRKSIIFEPYPSVVDPNDPKTLAFNPKKKNYERLQKALDSVMSIREMTQGSYLEIKKQMDKLDPLAHPLLQWIISSNRSHIVKLPLSRLKFMHTSHQFLLLSSPPAKEARFRTAKKLYGSTFAFHGSHIENWHSILRNGLVNASYTKLQLHGAAYGKGIYLSPISSISFGYSGMGKGQHRMPSKDELVQRYNRMNTIPQTRSIQSRFLQSRNLNCIALCEVITSKDLQKHGNIWVCPVSDHVCTRFFFVYEDGQVGDANINTQDPKIQKEIMRVIGTQVYTN, encoded by the exons ATG gacCTCAAGGGCCAGTACTGGACGGACGATGACTCCGATGGGGACAATGAGTCCGAGGAGTTCCTCTATGGCGTGCAG GGGACCTGCGCCGCCGACCTGTACCGGCACCCGCAGCTGGACGCCGACATCGAGGCGGTGAAGGAGATCTACAGCGAGAATGCCGTGGCCGTCAG GGAGTATGGGACCATCGATGACGTGGACATCGACCTCCATGTGAACATCAGCTTCCTCGAT gaggaggtggcGACGGCGTGGAAGGTGCTGCGGACGGAGCCCATCGTCCTCCGCCTGCGCTTCTCCCTCTCCCAGTACCTCGATGGCCCCG AACCGTCCATCGAGGTTTTCCAGCCATCCAACAAGGAGGGCTTCGGGCTGGGTCTGCAGCTGAAGAA GATCCTGGGCATGTTCACATCCCAGCAATGGAAACATCTCAGCAACGATTTCCTGAAGACCCAGCAGGAGAAGCGGCACAGCTGGTTCAAGACAAGCGGCACCATCAAGAAGTTCCGTGCTGGGCTCAGCATCTTCTCACCCATCCCCAA GTCTCCCAGCTTCCCTGTTATCCAAGATTCAGTGCTGAAGGGCAAACTGGGCATCCCCGAACCTCGTGTGAACCGCCTGATGAACCGCTCCGTGTCCTGCATGGTGAAGAATCCCAAGGTGGAAGTTTTTGGCTACCCACCCGCCAGCACCCAGGCAGGTGTTGCCCCCTTCAACATCCTG GTCGGCGGCCACTGCAAGAACATCCCCACGCTGGAGTACGGCTTCCTCGTGCAG ATCATGAAGTACGCGGAGCAGCGGATCCCGACGCTCAACGAGTACTGCGTGGTGTGTGACGAGCAGCACGTCTTCCAGAACGGCTCCATGCTGAAG CCGGCCGTGTGCACCCGGGAGCTCTGCGTCTTCTCCTTCTACACGCTGGGCGTCATGTCCGGCGCGGCCGAGGAGGTGGCCACGGGTGCCGAG GTGGTGGACCTGCTGGTGGCCATGTGCCGCGCTGCCCTCGAGTCCCCTCGCAAGAGCATCATCTTTGAGCCTTACCCCTCCGTGGTGGACCCCAACGACCCCAAAACTCTGGCCTTCAACCCCAAG AAGAAGAACTACGAGCGGCTGCAGAAGGCCCTGGACAGTGTGATGTCCATCCGGGAGATGACCCAG GGGTCCTACCTGGAGATCAAGAAGCAGATGGACAAGCTGGACCCCCTGGCACATCCCCTCCTGCAGTG GATAATCTCCAGCAACAGATCCCACATTGTCAAGCTGCCTCTCAGCAGG CTGAAGTTCATGCACACCTCCCACCAGttcctcctgctcagcagccccCCGGCCAAGGAAGCTCGGTTCCGCACGGCCAAGAAACTTTACGGCAGCACCTTCGCTTTCCA TGGCTCTCACATTGAGAACTGGCATTCCATCCTCCGCAACGGGCTGGTCAACGCCTCCTACACCAAATTGCAG CTGCATGGAGCAGCCTATGGCAAGGGCATCTATCTGAGCCCCATCTCCAGTATTTCCTTTGGATACTCAG GAATGGGGAAAGGGCAGCACCGGATGCCGTCGAAGGATGAGCTGGTGCAGCGGTACAACCGGATGAACACGATCCCCCAG ACCCGCTCCATCCAGTCCCGCTTCCTCCAGAGCCGCAACCTGAACTGCATCGCGCTTTGCGAAG TGATCACCTCCAAGGACCTGCAGAAACACGGCAACATCTGGGTCTGCCCTGTCTCGGACCACGTCTGCACACGCTTCTTCTTTGT GTACGAAGATGGCCAAGTGGGAGATGCCAATATCAATACtcaggaccccaaaatccagaagGAGATCATGCGTGTGATCGGGACTCAGGTGTACACAAACTGA
- the PARP6 gene encoding protein mono-ADP-ribosyltransferase PARP6 isoform X2: MCSPNPLPNPLLPRPCCLPPLCPQDLKGQYWTDDDSDGDNESEEFLYGVQGTCAADLYRHPQLDADIEAVKEIYSENAVAVREYGTIDDVDIDLHVNISFLDEEVATAWKVLRTEPIVLRLRFSLSQYLDGPEPSIEVFQPSNKEGFGLGLQLKKILGMFTSQQWKHLSNDFLKTQQEKRHSWFKTSGTIKKFRAGLSIFSPIPKSPSFPVIQDSVLKGKLGIPEPRVNRLMNRSVSCMVKNPKVEVFGYPPASTQAGVAPFNILVGGHCKNIPTLEYGFLVQIMKYAEQRIPTLNEYCVVCDEQHVFQNGSMLKPAVCTRELCVFSFYTLGVMSGAAEEVATGAEVVDLLVAMCRAALESPRKSIIFEPYPSVVDPNDPKTLAFNPKKKNYERLQKALDSVMSIREMTQGSYLEIKKQMDKLDPLAHPLLQWIISSNRSHIVKLPLSRQLKFMHTSHQFLLLSSPPAKEARFRTAKKLYGSTFAFHGSHIENWHSILRNGLVNASYTKLQLHGAAYGKGIYLSPISSISFGYSGMGKGQHRMPSKDELVQRYNRMNTIPQTRSIQSRFLQSRNLNCIALCEVITSKDLQKHGNIWVCPVSDHVCTRFFFVYEDGQVGDANINTQDPKIQKEIMRVIGTQVYTN; this comes from the exons ATGTGCTCCCCCAATCCACTCCCCAACCCTCTTCTCCCCcgtccctgctgcctcccacccctctgtccccaggacCTCAAGGGCCAGTACTGGACGGACGATGACTCCGATGGGGACAATGAGTCCGAGGAGTTCCTCTATGGCGTGCAG GGGACCTGCGCCGCCGACCTGTACCGGCACCCGCAGCTGGACGCCGACATCGAGGCGGTGAAGGAGATCTACAGCGAGAATGCCGTGGCCGTCAG GGAGTATGGGACCATCGATGACGTGGACATCGACCTCCATGTGAACATCAGCTTCCTCGAT gaggaggtggcGACGGCGTGGAAGGTGCTGCGGACGGAGCCCATCGTCCTCCGCCTGCGCTTCTCCCTCTCCCAGTACCTCGATGGCCCCG AACCGTCCATCGAGGTTTTCCAGCCATCCAACAAGGAGGGCTTCGGGCTGGGTCTGCAGCTGAAGAA GATCCTGGGCATGTTCACATCCCAGCAATGGAAACATCTCAGCAACGATTTCCTGAAGACCCAGCAGGAGAAGCGGCACAGCTGGTTCAAGACAAGCGGCACCATCAAGAAGTTCCGTGCTGGGCTCAGCATCTTCTCACCCATCCCCAA GTCTCCCAGCTTCCCTGTTATCCAAGATTCAGTGCTGAAGGGCAAACTGGGCATCCCCGAACCTCGTGTGAACCGCCTGATGAACCGCTCCGTGTCCTGCATGGTGAAGAATCCCAAGGTGGAAGTTTTTGGCTACCCACCCGCCAGCACCCAGGCAGGTGTTGCCCCCTTCAACATCCTG GTCGGCGGCCACTGCAAGAACATCCCCACGCTGGAGTACGGCTTCCTCGTGCAG ATCATGAAGTACGCGGAGCAGCGGATCCCGACGCTCAACGAGTACTGCGTGGTGTGTGACGAGCAGCACGTCTTCCAGAACGGCTCCATGCTGAAG CCGGCCGTGTGCACCCGGGAGCTCTGCGTCTTCTCCTTCTACACGCTGGGCGTCATGTCCGGCGCGGCCGAGGAGGTGGCCACGGGTGCCGAG GTGGTGGACCTGCTGGTGGCCATGTGCCGCGCTGCCCTCGAGTCCCCTCGCAAGAGCATCATCTTTGAGCCTTACCCCTCCGTGGTGGACCCCAACGACCCCAAAACTCTGGCCTTCAACCCCAAG AAGAAGAACTACGAGCGGCTGCAGAAGGCCCTGGACAGTGTGATGTCCATCCGGGAGATGACCCAG GGGTCCTACCTGGAGATCAAGAAGCAGATGGACAAGCTGGACCCCCTGGCACATCCCCTCCTGCAGTG GATAATCTCCAGCAACAGATCCCACATTGTCAAGCTGCCTCTCAGCAGG CAGCTGAAGTTCATGCACACCTCCCACCAGttcctcctgctcagcagccccCCGGCCAAGGAAGCTCGGTTCCGCACGGCCAAGAAACTTTACGGCAGCACCTTCGCTTTCCA TGGCTCTCACATTGAGAACTGGCATTCCATCCTCCGCAACGGGCTGGTCAACGCCTCCTACACCAAATTGCAG CTGCATGGAGCAGCCTATGGCAAGGGCATCTATCTGAGCCCCATCTCCAGTATTTCCTTTGGATACTCAG GAATGGGGAAAGGGCAGCACCGGATGCCGTCGAAGGATGAGCTGGTGCAGCGGTACAACCGGATGAACACGATCCCCCAG ACCCGCTCCATCCAGTCCCGCTTCCTCCAGAGCCGCAACCTGAACTGCATCGCGCTTTGCGAAG TGATCACCTCCAAGGACCTGCAGAAACACGGCAACATCTGGGTCTGCCCTGTCTCGGACCACGTCTGCACACGCTTCTTCTTTGT GTACGAAGATGGCCAAGTGGGAGATGCCAATATCAATACtcaggaccccaaaatccagaagGAGATCATGCGTGTGATCGGGACTCAGGTGTACACAAACTGA
- the CELF6 gene encoding CUGBP Elav-like family member 6 isoform X6, translating to MQLPQVPAPGPRPPVLWVPAGSKILCIEMNRPIQVKPADSEGRGDRKLFVGMLGKQQSEDDVRRLFEPFGQIEECTILRGPDGASKGCAFVKYGSHAEAQAAINSLHGSQTMPGASSSLVVKFADTDKERTLRRMHQMAGQLGIFNPMTIQFGAYGAYTQAIMQQQAALMAAAQGTCLNPMAAIAAAQMQQMAAFNVSGLVAAPLTPSSGTSTPPGISTAPVPSIATPIGVNGFSPLPPQTNGQPASETIYTNGIHPYPAQSPTVADPLQQAYAGMQHYAAAYPTAYAPISQAFPQQAPLIPQQQREGPEGCNLFIYHLPQEFGDAELTQMFLPFGNVISAKVFVDRATNQSKCFGFVSFDNPTSAQAAIQAMNGFQIGMKRLKVQLKRPKDANRPY from the exons ATGCAGCTGCCGCAGGTGCcggcgccggggccgcggccgcccgTGCTGTGGGTGCCCGCCGGGTCCAAGATCCTCTGCATCGAG ATGAACCGCCCCATCCAGGTGAAGCCGGCCGACAGCGAGGGCCGAGGAG ACAGGAAGCTCTTTGTGGGCatgctggggaagcagcagagcgAGGACGACGTCCGCCGCCTCTTCGAGCCCTTCGGCCAGATTGAGGAATGCACCATCCTCCGAGGGCCTGATGGAGCCAGCAAAG GTTGTGCCTTTGTGAAATACGGCAGCCACGCCGAGGCACAGGCTGCCATCAACAGCCTGCATGGCAGCCAAACTATGCCG GgcgcctcatccagcctggtgGTGAAGTTTGCAGACACAGATAAGGAGAGGACCCTGCGGCGGATGCATCAGATGGCGGGGCAGCTGGGCATCTTCAACCCCATGACCATCCAGTTCGGTGCCTACGGGGCCTACACGCAAGCG ATcatgcagcagcaggcagccctgATGGCGGCCGCACAGGGCACCTGCCTCAACCCCATGGCTGCCATCGCTGCCGCCCAGATGCAACAAATGGCCGCCTTCAATGTCAGCGGGCTGGTGGCTGCTCCCCTCACTCCCTCTTCAG GTACAAGCACCCCTCCGGGGATCAGCACGGCGCCGGTGCCCAGCATTGCCACGCCCATTGGGGTGAACGGCTTCAGCCCGCTGCCGCCCCAGACCAACGGGCAGCCCGCCTCCGAGACCATCTACACCAATGGCATCCACCCCTACCCAG cTCAAAGCCCCACGGTGGCAGACCCCCTCCAGCAGGCCTACGCCGGCATGCAGCACTATGCAG CAGCATATCCCACTGCCTACGCTCCCATCAGCCAAGCCTTTCCCCAGCAAGCGCCCCTCATCCcgcagcagcagagagaag GTCCCGAGGGCTGTAACCTGTTTATTTATCACCTGCCCCAGGAGTTCGGGGACGCGGAGCTCACGCAGATGTTTTTGCCTTTCGGCAACGTCATCTCTGCCAAAGTCTTTGTGGACCGTGCCACCAACCAGAGTAAATGCTTTG gttTCGTCAGTTTTGACAATCCGACGAGTGCTCAGGCGGCCATTCAGGCCATGAATGGCTTCCAGATCGGCATGAAGAGGCTAAAAGTGCAGCTAAAGCGGCCGAAAGACGCCAACAGACCCTACTga
- the CELF6 gene encoding CUGBP Elav-like family member 6 isoform X5 codes for MQLPQVPAPGPRPPVLWVPAGSKILCIEMNRPIQVKPADSEGRGEDRKLFVGMLGKQQSEDDVRRLFEPFGQIEECTILRGPDGASKGCAFVKYGSHAEAQAAINSLHGSQTMPGASSSLVVKFADTDKERTLRRMHQMAGQLGIFNPMTIQFGAYGAYTQAIMQQQAALMAAAQGTCLNPMAAIAAAQMQQMAAFNVSGLVAAPLTPSSGTSTPPGISTAPVPSIATPIGVNGFSPLPPQTNGQPASETIYTNGIHPYPAQSPTVADPLQQAYAGMQHYAAAYPTAYAPISQAFPQQAPLIPQQQREGPEGCNLFIYHLPQEFGDAELTQMFLPFGNVISAKVFVDRATNQSKCFGFVSFDNPTSAQAAIQAMNGFQIGMKRLKVQLKRPKDANRPY; via the exons ATGCAGCTGCCGCAGGTGCcggcgccggggccgcggccgcccgTGCTGTGGGTGCCCGCCGGGTCCAAGATCCTCTGCATCGAG ATGAACCGCCCCATCCAGGTGAAGCCGGCCGACAGCGAGGGCCGAGGAG aagACAGGAAGCTCTTTGTGGGCatgctggggaagcagcagagcgAGGACGACGTCCGCCGCCTCTTCGAGCCCTTCGGCCAGATTGAGGAATGCACCATCCTCCGAGGGCCTGATGGAGCCAGCAAAG GTTGTGCCTTTGTGAAATACGGCAGCCACGCCGAGGCACAGGCTGCCATCAACAGCCTGCATGGCAGCCAAACTATGCCG GgcgcctcatccagcctggtgGTGAAGTTTGCAGACACAGATAAGGAGAGGACCCTGCGGCGGATGCATCAGATGGCGGGGCAGCTGGGCATCTTCAACCCCATGACCATCCAGTTCGGTGCCTACGGGGCCTACACGCAAGCG ATcatgcagcagcaggcagccctgATGGCGGCCGCACAGGGCACCTGCCTCAACCCCATGGCTGCCATCGCTGCCGCCCAGATGCAACAAATGGCCGCCTTCAATGTCAGCGGGCTGGTGGCTGCTCCCCTCACTCCCTCTTCAG GTACAAGCACCCCTCCGGGGATCAGCACGGCGCCGGTGCCCAGCATTGCCACGCCCATTGGGGTGAACGGCTTCAGCCCGCTGCCGCCCCAGACCAACGGGCAGCCCGCCTCCGAGACCATCTACACCAATGGCATCCACCCCTACCCAG cTCAAAGCCCCACGGTGGCAGACCCCCTCCAGCAGGCCTACGCCGGCATGCAGCACTATGCAG CAGCATATCCCACTGCCTACGCTCCCATCAGCCAAGCCTTTCCCCAGCAAGCGCCCCTCATCCcgcagcagcagagagaag GTCCCGAGGGCTGTAACCTGTTTATTTATCACCTGCCCCAGGAGTTCGGGGACGCGGAGCTCACGCAGATGTTTTTGCCTTTCGGCAACGTCATCTCTGCCAAAGTCTTTGTGGACCGTGCCACCAACCAGAGTAAATGCTTTG gttTCGTCAGTTTTGACAATCCGACGAGTGCTCAGGCGGCCATTCAGGCCATGAATGGCTTCCAGATCGGCATGAAGAGGCTAAAAGTGCAGCTAAAGCGGCCGAAAGACGCCAACAGACCCTACTga